In Crassostrea angulata isolate pt1a10 chromosome 4, ASM2561291v2, whole genome shotgun sequence, one genomic interval encodes:
- the LOC128181306 gene encoding G-protein coupled estrogen receptor 1-like — protein MLLCYRAPRPDWRCSIGACVELDAPEKEMEIYLNATMYKNITDITMANGSNQSESDIEADPLFRISTLIWVYTSPILLLTGTVTNTLSICVLQRKALTKQTTTFYLTVLSFIHLFVLYFGLGTAWLKRAFDFDIRLQSDCLCQFVTFVVNVFLNMSVWTLVAVTIDRCIIVCLPHHSQTLCRLKYAKCTVAAIFASVALANIHIFWGVSLSKTSDSSQKECTHGNYFNEFVFPWISLTVGFLLPFTTMVITNSFIVRGVYASQKRLAYQYSTTSGGSWNKLSANSDRYPPHGNRSPPHRDKLSSLTTMLLARNATFLILTLPIMIFLIVEPYYVSEDQDSAALYLTWAIVNICDYSDHAINFFLYCLAGSTFRKELRNMLRPVTRHTAR, from the exons ATGCTCCTCTGTTACCGGGCACCTCGTCCTGACTGGCGCTGTTCCATTGGAGCCTGCGTGGAACTGGACGCTCCTGAGAAAG aaatggaGATATACCTCAATGCTACAATGTACAAAAACATAACAGACATAACCATGGCGAACGGAAGTAACCAATCAGAGAGCGACATCGAGGCGGACCCGCTGTTCCGAATTTCCACGCTGATCTGGGTTTACACCTCCCCCATCCTGTTACTTACCGGCACAGTAACAAATACCCTGTCGATATGCGTGCTGCAGAGAAAAGCTCTAACCAAACAGACCACCACATTCTACCTGACCGTTCTATCATTTATCCATCTGTTCGTGCTTTATTTTGGACTAGGAACGGCGTGGCTCAAGCGTGCTTTTGACTTTGACATCCGGCTTCAGTCCGATTGTCTGTGTCAGTTTGTTACGTTCGTCGTGAACGTCTTCCTTAACATGTCCGTATGGACGCTTGTCGCGGTCACTATAGATCGTTGTATTATCGTGTGTCTACCGCATCACTCTCAAACGCTCTGCAGACTCAAGTACGCAAAGTGCACCGTAGCCGCCATCTTTGCTTCAGTTGCTCTAGCAAACATACACATATTTTGGGGAGTGTCATTAAGCAAAACTAGTGATAGTTCCCAAAAGGAGTGTACCCACGGCAACTACTTTAACGAGTTTGTGTTTCCTTGGATTTCTCTGACCGTGGGTTTTCTCCTACCATTTACTACAATGGTCATAACAAACAGTTTTATCGTTCGAGGTGTGTATGCCTCCCAAAAACGCTTGGCTTATCAGTACAGCACGACCTCGGGGGGTAGTTGGAACAAGTTATCAGCCAACAGCGACAGATACCCACCCCACGGAAACAGATCCCCACCCCACAGGGACAAGCTCTCCAGCCTGACCACCATGCTGCTGGCGAGGAACGCCACCTTCCTAATCCTGACCCTGCCCATCATGATATTTCTGATCGTGGAGCCGTACTACGTGTCTGAGGATCAGGACAGCGCCGCGCTCTATCTGACTTGGGCCATCGTCAACATATGTGATTACTCCGATCACGCCATTAACTTCTTCCTTTATTGCCTGGCCGGATCAACTTTCCGTAAAGAGTTACGTAACATGCTGAGGCCTGTGACACGACACACGGCTagatga
- the LOC128181410 gene encoding mucin-17-like gives MEAERLCLANYSGTLLSIDSEEEHSFVSNVLSREPFVSSINNQSVWTGLFQFNDQWRWPEYRKFIGRIASFVIPGFLNKTIGLKQRVVLRDGTWTVTDLDNKHPFICESAAHLSHCAYGSNWKTFNLTFDTSSQTNLPNNTSVTGAQSTTQPRNVSFNTTQPTRATVTIHTETSLSTSQSLTISQSTIPSKNVSVTTDQPTSILTRASFTTTQLINPMITPFLTKKQPTTDTSSQHMHVTQPNKDSDNLTNSSQHITTLTTDSATTSQQKTSLTTNSAITSQQSIPLTTYSATTSQQKTLLTTNSATTSQQKTTLTTDSVPTSQQKTTLTTDSATTSQQNTSLTTEYATISQHKTSLTTNSAIASQQNIPLTTDSATTNQQNRSLTTDSATTSQEITPLTRDFATTCQQNTSLTTGSSSNNQQNTSFTTDSVTTSQQKTKLTTDSATTSQQNIPLTTESATTSQQNIPLTTDSATTSQQKTTLTIGSATTSQPNTSLTTGSFTFGQQNTSINTDSAITGQQNTSLTTNSATTSQQITPLTTDSATTSQQNTSLTTDSATIGQQKTTLTTDSFTSSQQKTTLTTDSVTTSQQNTSLTTDSVTTSQQKTTLTTDSATTSQQNTSLTTHFATTSQQKTSLTTNSAIASQQNIPLTTNSATTSQQKTTLTTDSATTSQQNTSLTTHSATTSQQKTLLTTNSATTSQQNTSLTTHSATTSQQKTPLTTNSATTRQQNIPLTTNSAIASQQNTSFITDSATNSQQKTQMKTDYVTSSQPNTPFSTDLATSGQQITTPLTTDFATSGQQITTPLTTDFATSGQQITTPLTTDFATSGQQKNPLTSYSDTSSHQRHSATFFTTNQLTSSSTSSYATNNQPTHFSTSYITSQKTVRLNTAFNISNTVHEQLKNVSIQNVSQPTQNSLFMKFTEYAATASGCMLLAVVILIVLAIRWKNRKLRRKSIKWNHPHSTLRIPRAQLSKQNEYVSMGTIERPQHLAGVSNVLMINVHDPNGDNEFHINFHRSSQDNTGSNVEPEVDYDYIDLEYDY, from the exons ATGGAGGCTGAGCGCCTCTGTTTGGCGAATTACAGCGGGACCTTATTATCCATCGACAGTGAGGAGGAACACAGTTTTGTGTCCAATGTTCTCTCTCGGGAACCGTTTGTTTCATCTATCAATAATCAGTCTGTTTGGACTGGTTTATTTCAGTTTAACGACCAGTGGAGATGGCCAGAAT ATCGGAAATTCATCGGAAGAATTGCTTCGTTCGTCATACCCGGCTTTTTAAATAAGACAATTGGACTAAAGCAGCGAGTTGTCTTGAGAGACGGGACATGGACCGTAACTGATTTAGATAATAAGCATCCTTTTATATGTGAATCGG CAGCTCATCTATCGCATTGTGCTTATGGATCCAACTGGAAAACGTTTAATTTAACTTTTGATACTAGCTCTCAAACAAATTTACCAAACAATACTTCTGTAACAGGGGCTCAATCAACAACTCAACCAAGGAACGTTTCTTTTAATACAACACAACCGACAAGAGCTACCGTTACAATTCATACTGAAACAAGTCTGTCAACAAGCCAGTCTCTTACAATCAGTCAATCAACGATTCCATCGAAAAACGTTTCTGTTACAACCGATCAACCAACAAGTATATTAACCAGAGCTTCGTTTACAACTACTCAGCTAATAAATCCAATGATTACACCATTTCTTACAAAAAAGCAACCAACAACTGATACTTCCAGTCAACACATGCATGTGACTCAACCGAATAAAGATTCCGAtaatttaacaaattcaagTCAACACATAACTACATTGACTACAGATTCTGCTACCACTAGTCAACAAAAAACTTCTTTGACTACAAATTCTGCGATCACTAGTCAACAAAGTATTCCACTGACTACATATTCTGCTACCACTAGTCAACAAAAAACTCTATTGACTACAAATTCTGCTACCACTAGTCAACAAAAAACTACATTGACTACAGATTCTGTTCCCACTAGTCAACAAAAAACTACACTAACTACAGATTCTGCTACGACTAGCCAACAAAATACGTCATTGACTACAGAATATGCTACCATTAGTCAACACAAAACTTCTTTGACTACAAATTCTGCTATCGCTAGTCAACAAAATATTCCATTGACTACAGATTCTGCTACCACTAATCAACAAAATAGGTCATTGACTACAGATTCTGCTACCACTAGTCAGGAAATAACTCCATTGACTAGAGATTTTGCTACCACTTGTCAACAAAATACGTCACTGACTACAGGTTCCTCttcaaataatcaacaaaatACGTCATTTACTACAGATTCTGTTACCACTAGTCAACAAAAAACTAAATTGACTACAGATTCTGCTACCACTAGTCAACAAAATATTCCATTGACTACAGAATCGGCTACCACTAGTCAACAAAATATTCCATTGACTACAGATTCTGCTACCACTAGTCAACAAAAAACTACATTGACTATAGGTTCTGCTACCACTAGTCAACCAAATACGTCATTGACTACAGGTTCTTTTACCTTTGGTCAACAAAATACGTCAATAAATACAGACTCTGCTATCACTGGTCAACAAAATACGTCATTGACTACAAATTCTGCCACCACTAGTCAGCAAATAACTCCATTGACTACAGATTCTGCTACCACTAGTCAACAAAATACGTCATTGACTACAGATTCTGCTACCATTGGTCAACAAAAAACTACATTGACTACAGATTCTTTTACGTCTAGTCAACAAAAAACTACACTAACTACAGATTCTGTTACCACTAGTCAACAAAATACGTCATTGACTACAGATTCTGTTACCACTAGTCAACAAAAAACTACACTAACTACAGATTCTGCTACGACTAGCCAACAAAACACGTCATTGACTACACATTTTGCTACCACTAGTCAACAAAAAACTTCTTTGACTACAAATTCTGCTATCGCTAGTCAACAAAATATTCCATTGACTACAAATTCTGCTACCACTAGTCAACAAAAAACTACACTAACTACAGATTCTGCTACGACTAGCCAACAAAATACGTCATTGACTACACATTCTGCTACCACTAGTCAACAAAAAACTCTTTTGACTACAAATTCTGCTACCACTAGTCAACAAAATACGTCATTGACTACACATTCTGCTACCACTAGTCAACAAAAAACTCCATTGACTACAAATTCTGCTACCACTCGTCAACAAAATATTCCATTGACTACAAATTCTGCTATCGCTAGTCAACAAAACACGTCATTCATTACAGATTCTGCTACCAATAGTCAACAAAAAACTCAAATGAAAACGGATTACGTAACAAGTAGTCAACCAAATACTCCATTCTCTACAGATTTAGCTACTTCTGGTCAACAAATCACAACCCCACTAACTACAGATTTTGCTACTTCTGGTCAACAAATCACAACTCCTCTAACTACAGATTTTGCTACTTCTGGTCAACAAATCACAACTCCACTAACTACAGATTTTGCTACTTCTGGTCAACAAAAAAATCCATTGACTTCATATTCGGATACTTCTAGTCACCAAAGACATTCAGCAACTTTTTTCACAACTAATCAACTAACATCTTCATCAACTTCATCTTATGCCACAAACAATCAACCAACACATTTTTCGACTAGTTATATTACTAGTCAAAAGACTGTTCGTTTGAACACTGCGTTCAATATTTCTAATACAGTACATGAACAACTGAAAAATGTTTCTATCCAGAATGTATCACAGCCAACTCAAAATAGCCTATTTATGAAATTTACAGAAT aTGCAGCCACAGCGTCAGGTTGTATGCTACTAGCTGTTGTCATATTAATAGTGTTAGCGATCCGTTGGAAAAACAG aaaACTCCGTCGGAAATCAATCAAGTGGAACCATCCACACAGTACCCTGCGTATTCCTAGAGCTCAGTTAAGCAAGCAAAACGAATACGTGTCAATGGGGACTATTGAAAGACCACAGCATTTGGCCGGAGTAAGCAATGTTTTAATGATTAATGTGCATGACCCTAATGGTGACAATGAATTCCATATAAATTTCCATCGAAGTTCACAAGACAATACTGGCTCTAATGTTGAACCTGAAGTGGATTATGATTATATAGATTTAGAATATGATTACTGA
- the LOC128179336 gene encoding zinc finger MYM-type protein 3-like, translated as MDVLGDSDDLILSQALESFENFDELDEKDVEFGNFTFDVDEFLKELEKQDNIKTEQYDVRTDPPERFGKPVNSTEIKELHKSQESTNTRRNTSWGVKVFDDWRKSRNANSGLDMQLPDLLSCSSQDLDHILSCFVIECRRADGSPYPPKTLYQLCAAILRFMRDNEIDLNFLDGKDMRFRNFRKTLDARMKQLATEGIGVTIRQADPISPEMENALWEGGHLGMKTSVALTNTIFFYNCKLFGLRGLDEHRSLVTEQFKLDKISDKMFITFYGRTSKNFAGGLNQRNLTAKEVKHDCGPDGPRNLFHVYQTYIDMVGPGSMYRRPLAGEGLKYSKQVMGVNKLGKIIKDMCSGAGFHGNFSNHSGKRTCATNLFQSGIEEQLVMSRTGHRSTAVRNYKRPSQEQLSAVSMALNPPKLGSEENECAAEIEANNSKLPKLMVDPMRTPMINITNCNVHIFDAGNK; from the exons ATGGACGTACTCGGCGACTCCGATGACTTGATTTTAAGCCAAGCGCTTGAATCTTTTGAAAACTTTGATGAATTGGACGAAAAAGATGTTGAATTTGGAAACTTTACTTTCGACGttgatgaatttttaaaggAGTTAGAAAAACAGGATAACATTAAAACTGAACAATATGACGTCAGAACCGACCCTCCGGAACGTTTCGGCAAACCAGTGAATTCTACAGAAATAAAGGAGCTTCACAAAAGTCAGGAAAGTACCAATACACGACGCAATACATCTTGGGGAGTTAAAGTTTTTGACGACTGGCGAAAATCGAGAAACGCTAATTCAGGTTTAGATATGCAACTTCCTGATTTACTATCGTGCAGCTCACAAGATTTAGACCATATTTTGTCCTGCTTTGTGATCGAGTGCCGCAGGGCTGATGGTAGTCCATATCCACCTAAAACCTTGTACCAGTTGTGTGCTGCTATTTTAAGATTTATGCGAGATAATGAAATCGACTTAAATTTTCTTGACGGTAAAGATATGCGTTTTCGGAATTTCCGCAAAACATTAGATGCCCGAATGAAACAACTCGCCACGGAGGGAATAGGTGTGACAATTCGACAGGCGGATCCAATTTCCCCCGAAATGGAGAACGCGTTATGGGAAGGCGGACATCTGGGTATGAAAACTTCAGTTGCACTTACCAACACAATATTCTTCTACAACTGTAAATTATTTGGGCTCAGAGGTCTTGATGAACATCGTTCATTAGTGACGGAGCAGTTCAAGCTCGACAAGATTAGTGACAAAATGTTTATTACATTTTACGGTCGTACTTCCAAGAACTTTGCGGGGGGATTAAATCAGCGAAACCTAACTGCCAAGGAAGTAAAACACGACTGTGGACCCGACGGACCTCGGAATTTATTTCATGTGTACCAAACTTACATTGACATGGTTGGACCGGGAAGCATGTACCGTCGTCCATTAGCAGGTGAGGGACTGAAGTATTCCAAGCAGGTCATGGGAGTAAACAAACTCGGGAAAATCATTAAGGATATGTGTAGTGGGGCTGGCTTCCATGGGAATTTCTCCAACCATTCGGGCAAACGAACATGTGCTACAAATCTATTTCAATCAG GAATAGAGGAACAGCTTGTAATGTCCAGAACAGGACACAGAAGCACGGCAGTTCGGAACTACAAACGACCAAGCCAGGAACAACTTAGTGCAGTAAGCATGGCGCTAAATCCACCGAAATTGGGCTCGGAAGAAAACGAATGCGCGGCAGAAATCGAAGCCAATAATAGCAAACTTCCAAAGTTAATGGTTGATCCAATGCGCACCCCAATGATCAACATTACAAACTGTAATGTCCATATTTTTGATGCAGGAAACAAGTAG